One genomic region from Salmo salar unplaced genomic scaffold, Ssal_v3.1, whole genome shotgun sequence encodes:
- the LOC106587643 gene encoding tripartite motif-containing protein 16, which translates to MAQKGVLLDQDQFCCSVCLDLLKEPVTTACGHNYCRICIEGCWDQDVLKGVYSCPQCRETFTPRPILRKNNMLAEMVEKLRKTRLQAAPPPALCYAGPGDVACDFCTGTRKQKALMSCLACLASYCETHLQSHYEFPALKKHKLVKATAQLQEKICSHHDKRLEVYCRTDQQCICMLCTMDEHKGHDTVSAAAERTEKQRQLGMSQQKVQQRFQEREKELKELQQAVESFKRSAQAAVEDSDQIFTELIRSIERRSSEVKELIRAQEKAQVSQAEGLLEQLKQEIAELMKRSTELEQLSHTEDHIHFLQSYQSLSSSSVSSDLPSIVVRPLQYFGDVSKTVSELREKLEDFLKGEWTKISTTVNIVDVVLPPEPKTREQLLQYSCQLTLDPNTAHTHLSLSEGNRKVTCFGTVEPYPDHPDRFTNWYQVLCREGLSGCCYWQVEWSGDRVDTAVSYKDISRTGSDSGFGDNNKSWSLQCYSDGYCFRHNNVVTKVSGPQSSRVGVYLDHKAGTLSFYSVSDTMTLLHRVQTTFTQALYPGFWLYDGFCIYGSTAEMVKL; encoded by the exons atggctcagAAGGGAGtcctgctggaccaggaccagttctgttgttctgtctgtctggatctactgaaggagccGGTCACTACTGCCTGTGGACACAATTACTGTAGAatctgtattgagggctgctgggatcaggatgttctgaaaggggtctatagctgtcctcagtgcagagagaccttcactccaaggcctattctgaggaaaaataacatgttggctgagatGGTGGAGAAACTGAGGAAGACaagactccaggctgctccccctcctgctctgtgctatgctggacctggagatgtggCATGTGActtctgcactgggaccagaaagcagaaagccctcatgtcctgtctggcatgtctggcctcttactgtgagactcacctccaatctcactatgaatttcctgctttgaagaagcacaagctggtcaaagccaccgcacaactacaggagaagatctgctctcatcatgacaaacggctggaggtttactgtcgtaccgatcagcagtgtatctgtatgctgtgtacaatggatgaacataaaggccatgatacagtgtcagctgcagcagagaggactgagaaacag aggcagctggggatgagtcagcagaaggtccagcagagattccaggagagagagaaggagctgaaggagctccaacaggctgtggagtctttcAAG cgctctgcacaggcagcagtggaggacagtgatcagatctttactgagctgatccgctccattgagagaaggagctctgaggtgaaggagctgatcagagctcaagagaaggctcaagtgagtcaagctgaaggactcctggagcaactgaagcaggagatagctgagctgatgaagagaagcactgagctggagcagctctcacacacagaggatcacatccattttctacag agttatcagtctctctccagtagcagtgtatcttcagacttacccagcatcgttgtccgtcctcttcagtactttggagatgtgagtaagactgtgtctgaactgagagagaaactagaagacttccttaaaggagaatggaccaagatctccactacag tgaatatagtggatgttgtactgcctccagagcccaagaccagagaacagttgttacaat attcctgtcagctcacactggacccaaacacagcacacacacacctctctctgtctgaagggaacagaaaggtgacctgttTTGGCACAGTCgaaccatatcctgaccatccagacagattcaccaactggtaccaggttctgtgtagagagggtctgtctggatgcTGTTACTGGcaggtggagtggagtggggacAGGGTtgatacagcagtctcatataaagataTCAGCAGAACAGGGTCAGATAGTGGATTTGGagacaataacaagtcctggagtttacagtgcTATAGTGATGGTTATTgtttcagacacaataatgttgtcactaaagtatcaggccctcagtcctccagagtaggagtgtacctggatcacaaggcaggtactctgtccttctacagtgtctctgacacaatgaccctcctccacagagtccagaccacattcactcaggccctctatcctgggttttggCTCTATGATGGTTTTTGTATCTATGGTAGTACTGCTGAGATGGTTAAACTGTAg